Proteins from a genomic interval of Zonotrichia leucophrys gambelii isolate GWCS_2022_RI chromosome 5, RI_Zleu_2.0, whole genome shotgun sequence:
- the LOC135449100 gene encoding uncharacterized protein LOC135449100, with product MQSAASASPPPIGRRRPPRPNWPRRLNMNAQGPAPPPPPAARAAPRARPAPLRQPRSVPLLSAPPLPLRSAPSRVLRKIPRRSWRRAEPGAGQCCRFVPVRRGFPPPSLSFCKEPPSLAARNSRGK from the exons ATGCAAAGCGCCGCCAGCGCCTCCCCGCCGCCCAttggccgccgccgcccgccccggcccaaTTGGCCCAGGCGTTTGAATATGAATGCGCAgggcccggcgccgccgccgccgcccgcagcccgcgccgctccccgggcccgcccggccccgctccgccagCCCCGCTCCGTTCCGCTCCTCTCCGCTCCACCgctcccgctccgctccgctcccaGCCGCGTCCTCAG aaagatcCCACGGCGGAGTTGGAGAAGGGCAGAGCCGGGCGCTGGGCAGTGCTGCCGCTTTGTGCCCGTCCGAAGAGGcttcccccctccttccctctccttttgcAAGGAACCCCCTTCACTGGCTGCCAGAAACTCGAGGGGGAAA